In Corylus avellana chromosome ca2, CavTom2PMs-1.0, the following proteins share a genomic window:
- the LOC132170261 gene encoding glutathione S-transferase-like, translated as MAAIKVHGNPRSPATQRVLATLYEKELEFELVPVDMKTGEHKKPHFLNCLNPFGEIPTLEDGDLKLFESRAINKYIADEYAGKGTRLAFGDNKKKAIIGVWMEVEAHQFESAASKLTWELSLKPVFGKGTPDKAVVEKNEAKLAKVLDIYESRLAQSKYLAGESFSLADLHHLPSIQYLLATEVKKLFDSRLHVKAWVADITARPAWCKVLCHACRSKH; from the exons ATGGCAGCCATCAAAGTCCACGGAAACCCTCGCTCACCAGCTACACAGCGGGTTCTAGCTACCCTTTATGAGAAAGAGCTTGAATTTGAGCTTGTGCCTGTAGACATGAAAACTGGTGAACATAAAAAACCACACTTCCTTAATTGCCTCAAT CCATTCGGTGAAATTCCAACTCTTGAAGATGGAGATTTAAAGCTCTTTG AATCAAGGGCAATTAATAAGTACATCGCCGACGAGTATGCCGGCAAGGGGACCCGGCTGGCATTCGGAGACAACAAGAAGAAAGCAATCATAGGGGTGTGGATGGAGGTGGAGGCCCACCAATTCGAGTCGGCAGCTTCAAAGCTTACTTGGGAGTTGTCATTGAAGCCAGTGTTTGGAAAGGGTACTCCCGACAAGGCAGTTGTGGAGAAGAACGAAGCAAAGCTGGCTAAGGTTCTTGATATCTATGAGAGTCGGCTGGCTCAGTCAAAATACTTGGCGGGTGAGAGCTTCAGCTTGGCAGATCTGCACCACCTTCCCTCCATACAATACTTGTTGGCCACAGAAGTCAAAAAGCTCTTTGATTCACGCCTCCATGTCAAAGCCTGGGTTGCTGATATCACAGCAAGGCCAGCTTGGTGCAAGGTCCTTTGCCATGCATGTAGAAGCAAGCACTGA